One Salvelinus sp. IW2-2015 linkage group LG35, ASM291031v2, whole genome shotgun sequence DNA segment encodes these proteins:
- the pou3f2b gene encoding POU domain, class 3, transcription factor 2 → MATTASNHYNILTSSASIVHSEPGSMQQASAYRDAQTLLQSDYSLQSNSHPLSHAHQWITALSHGEGAPWSTSPLGEQDIKPAVQGTRDEMHSSNNLQHQHQPRPPHLVHQSHGNHHDARAWRTTAAHIPSMATSNGQSLIYSQPGFGVNGLIPGSGQGMHHHNLRDAHEDHHSPHLSDHGHQASQHQQQSHHDHSDEDTPTSDDLEQFAKQFKQRRIKLGFTQADVGLALGTLYGNVFSQTTICRFEALQLSFKNMCKLKPLLNKWLEEADSTSGSPTSLDKIAAQGRKRKKRTSIEVSVKGALETHFLKCPKPAAAEITSLADGLQLEKEVVRVWFCNRRQKEKRMTPPGGPLPGTEDVYGDTPPHHGVQTPVQ, encoded by the coding sequence ATGGCGACCACAGCGTCTAATCATTACAATATCCTCACCTCCAGCGCATCCATTGTGCACTCGGAGCCCGGGAGCATGCAGCAAGCATCGGCGTACAGGGACGCGCAGACCCTGTTGCAGAGTGACTACTCATTGCAGAGCAACAGTCACCCGCTCAGCCACGCGCACCAGTGGATAACGGCACTGTCGCACGGAGAGGGAGCTCCGTGGTCAACCAGTCCGCTCGGCGAGCAGGACATCAAACCCGCSGTGCAGGGCACCAGAGACGAGATGCACAGTTCCAATAACCTGCAGCACCAGCACCAGCCGCGACCGCCCCACCTGGTGCACCAGTCACATGGGAACCACCACGACGCCCGAGCGTGGAGAACTACCGCAGCCCACATACCCAGCATGGCAACATCCAATGGCCAGAGCCTTATTTATTCACAGCCCGGATTCGGCGTCAACGGCCTGATCCCAGGCAGCGGACAGGGAATGCACCACCACAACCTAAGAGATGCACACGAAGACCACCACAGCCCGCATCTCAGCGACCACGGCCACCAGGCGTCCCAGCACCAGCAACAGAGTCACCACGACCATTCGGACGAGGATACGCCGACCTCCGACGACTTGGAGCAGTTCGCCAAGCAGTTTAAGCAGCGGAGGATCAAGCTGGGCTTCACTCAAGCTGACGTCGGACTCGCCTTGGGAACGCTGTATGGAAATGTGTTTTCCCAAACCACTATTTGCAGGTTCGAGGCCCTGCAGCTCAGCTTCAAAAACATGTGTAAACTCAAGCCTTTGTTGAACAAGTGGTTGGAAGAAGCGGATTCCACCTCGGGCAGCCCGACCAGCTTGGACAAAATCGCTGCACAAGGGAGGAAAAGGAAAAAACGGACCTCTATCGAGGTAAGCGTAAAAGGGGCGTTGGAGACCCATTTCTTGAAGTGTCCTAAACCCGCAGCGGCGGAAATTACTTCCCTGGCGGACGGTCTACAGCTGGAGAAAGAGGTGGTGAGGGTTTGGTTTTGTaacaggagacagaaagagaaacggATGACTCCTCCCGGTGGACCGCTTCCTGGAACCGAGGATGTGTATGGGGACACACCGCCACATCATGGAGTCCAAACACCGGTTCAATGA